GGTTGCGGACATACGGACCCTCGAGTTCATCGAAGCTGATATACAGCGTCCGCTCACCCCGTGCGGCCGCTGCCTCCGCGAAGGCACCTGCCAGCGTGCTTTTGGCGGTTCCCGGCCGCCCGGAGATCAACAGGCTCGATCCACGATAGATCCCGCCCCCCAATAGGGTGTCCAGGCGTTCGACGCCCAGGCTCAGTCGCTCGTTGGTGGCCTCGACATCCGCTCTTTCGTCCGCCCCGTGGTAGGGGAGTGTGATGCCGTGGCGGTCGATCAGCATCGGCATCTCGTCAGCGGTATGATCGGAACCCCGATATTTGGCGATACGCAGCGAGCGGTTGAGCTGCTGGTTGACGATCTGTGCGCTAAGCACCAGTGATGCCGAGAGGAGGAATTCAACGCCTTCGAGATGGGCGGGGGCTGTGCTGTCCCGGGTGGCCTTACCGGTGAGCAGCAGGGTCCAGCCATACTGCTCGCAGGCCTCCTCCACCCGCCGAATCTGGTTGATGGCCGCCTTGTGGTCGGGTTGATACTGCAGTAGCTGATCGATGCCATCGAAAACGATCCAGAGCGCCCCCACCTGAGTGGCTGCCGCCGCCACGACCGAAAGCAGGCCGTCGAGATCGAAATTCCCGGCCGACTCGCTGTCAATCGGGGGGCGGGCGTCGATGATCTGCAGCCGATCAGACTCGAGTAATGACTGGCCCCAACTAAACGACGCCGCATCGCGCCGGATCTGCGCGGGTGATTCCTCGAACGAGACAAACACCGCTCCCTCGCCACGCTCGATCGAATGAGCCAGCACCTGGAGCGCCAGCACGGTCTTGCCGGCCGCGGCCTCGCCCAGTACAAGCGTCGCCTGCCCCGTGGGTAGCCCGCCGTTAGTGACCCGGTCCAGGTCGGCGATGCCTGTTCTGCGTTTCTCCAAAATGTCCTCCGCTCTATTGATCGCCAGTGAATGGCGCTATTCGATCTGGTCAGCCGTCAGGGGGAGCTGGCTACCGCGCTCCAGCAGCCACCGAAAG
The Spiribacter vilamensis DNA segment above includes these coding regions:
- a CDS encoding ATPase domain-containing protein, with translation MNRAEDILEKRRTGIADLDRVTNGGLPTGQATLVLGEAAAGKTVLALQVLAHSIERGEGAVFVSFEESPAQIRRDAASFSWGQSLLESDRLQIIDARPPIDSESAGNFDLDGLLSVVAAAATQVGALWIVFDGIDQLLQYQPDHKAAINQIRRVEEACEQYGWTLLLTGKATRDSTAPAHLEGVEFLLSASLVLSAQIVNQQLNRSLRIAKYRGSDHTADEMPMLIDRHGITLPYHGADERADVEATNERLSLGVERLDTLLGGGIYRGSSLLISGRPGTAKSTLAGAFAEAAAARGERTLYISFDELEGPYVRNLESVGINLREPIEAGWVCFRTLSAYAARVTEHFLTIRRLLDTFEPHCLVIDPISAMLKASATEGANMATEQLLDLVRRRGITTIITSLSGEEDPEGEATQGQVSTLADSWIVLDYNVRAGERNRSLSIVKSRGTGHSNQQRELLIGESGPDLADIYENGSEVLMGTARVTRELEDAAAARRRSLEWEQRRTDLEEQIAQAEKERRRLEAIMELEQKEHTETSRLDEETRGEIRQQRDPDRDNPTANDEVQDRNDGDQS